tgtcttgtattgactaactggtgtgtgcctagccatTGTAATTTTCCATACCTTAgtcaaatacatttttatgcagctatgtgaagtattgtgacttaaCATGCCTGTGACTTAAGCATGCATGTGACTTAACATGcctgatcatgtcttgtattgactaactggtgtgtgcctgccattgtaattttcaatccattagtcaaatacatttctatgcagctatgtgaagtattgtgacttaaCATGcctgatcatgtcttgtatgactaactggtgtgtgcccagcCATTGTAATTTTCAATAACCATTAGTCAATACATTTCTATGCAGctagtgaagtattgtgacttaaCATGcctgatcatgtcttgtattgactaactggtgttTGCCTAGCCATTGTAATTTTCAATAACCATTagtcaaatacatttctatgcagctatgtgaagtattgtgacttaaCTTGCCTGATCGGTCTTgtattgactaactggtgttGTGCCTAGCCATTGTAATTTTCAATAACCATTagtcaaatacatttctatgcagctatgtgaagtattgtgacttaaCATGcctgatcatgtcttgtattgactaactggtgtgtgccagCCATTGTAATTTTCAATCCCATTagtcaaatacatttctatgcagctatgtgaagtattgtgacttacatgcctgatcatgtcttgtattgactaactggtgtgtgcctagccatTGTAATTTTCAATAACCATTagtcaaatacatttctatgcagctatgtgaagtattgtgacttaaCATGcctgatcatgtcttgtattgactaactggtgtgtgcctagccatTGTAATTTTCAATAACCATTagtcaaatacatttctatgcAGCTATGGTGAGTATGGTGACTTAACATcctgatcatgtcttgtattactaactggtgtgtgcctagccatTGTATTTTCAATAACCAGTAGTCAATACTTTCTatgcagctatgtgaagtattgtgacttaaCATGCCTATCATGTCTTgtattgactaactggtgtgtgcctagccattgtaattttcaataaccattatcaaatacatttctatgcAGCTATGTGAAATTTGTGACTTAACATGcctgatcatgtcttgtattGACAACTGGTGTGGTGCCTAGCCATTGTAATTTTCAATAACCAGTagtcaaatacatttctatgcagctatgtgaagtattgtgacttaaCATGcctgatcatgtcttgtattgactaactggtgttGCCCAGCCATTGTAATTTTCAATAACCATTAgtcaaatacatttttatgcagatatgtgaagtattgtgacttaaCATGcctgatcatgtcttgtattgactaactggtgtgtgcctaccATTGTAATTTTCAATAACCATTagtcaaatacatttctatgcagctatgtgaagtattgtgacttaaCATGcctgatcatgtcttgtattgactaactggtgtgtgcctagccatTGTAATTTTCAATAACCATTAgtcaaatacatttttatgcagctatgtgaagtattgtgacttaaCATGcctgatcatgtcttgtattgactaactggtgttGCCCAGCCATTGTAATTTTCAATAACCATTAgtcaaatacatttttatgcagatatgtgaagtattgtgacttaaCATGcctgatcatgtcttgtattGACTAACTGTGTGTGCCGCCATTGTAATTTTCAATACCATTagtcaaatacatttctatgcagctatgtgaagtattgtgacttaaCATGcctgatcatgtcttgtattgactacactggtgtgtgcctagccattgtaattttcaataaccttattaatacattttatatgcagctatgtgaagtattgtgacttaaACATGCCTGTGACTTAAGCATGCATGTGACTTAACATGcctgatcatgtcttgtattgactaactggtgtgtgcctagccatTGTAATTTTCAATAACCATTagtcaaatacatttctatgcGCTATGTAAAGTATAGTGACTTAACATGcctgatcatgtcttgtattgactaactggtgtgtgcctagccatTGTAATTTTCAATAACCATTAGTCAAATACATTTCTGGTAGCACCAATATGTTCTAAAATGGTTGAATCttgattgaatttaaattattctgaaaCAACTCATAAATAATTGTATGGCAAATTAATAATCTTGTTATTGTTGCAGGATTTTCGCATATAGCACCCAGCTACCTGCAATCTCCAGCCTATGCGTCGAGGAAACTGTTGGCCACTTCCGCACCGGATCTGATGAATCAAACATGGCCGCCGCCCCAGCAGCAACGCGCGGAAAATTCGCCAGTACGCATGCGCAAAGCGGAAACTGCGTTGGACGGCGGCGGTTATTACGTCACCGCGTCTCCGCCTTACCGCGTCACCGCTTCACCGCCCCACGTCAGCATAAATCCTAACAGTCTGCCGCCCCTGGTGGCAGCCAGTCAGGATTGGCCGCCTCCAAGGTCTACCGCCCCCGGAGGCTACCACTGGagcctcagctctagctcagatAACCAGCAGATGATCCATCATCATTCTCATCATCAccataatcatcatcaaatGGTATGTATTACAATGTTaagtatttttgaaattaaaactTTGTTCCATTTGTCAACTTTTATTGGATTTAGCGCACAAGTTCGCTTTGCTGGCTGTGTCAATTCTATTTATTCGATcgaaatgtattattcatttcGATGGTTATGTATCTACTGTATATTTCAGTTaatatttcaagtgattttgtatttttgtatcatggcaaaataaagattttgattcgatttgattttgattgacaAGTGAAACAGTGATTTTTGGATTATGGAGTAGTTCCACAACTCACGGATTATGTATTTTTGTTGGAGAGTTTTACTTTAATAAATATCCTAactcaatataaaataaataacacaagaaggagaatgagaataattatcCTGGAGGTCGTTTATGAATGTTTTATTACTCAGAATGAAAGAAGCTACTGAGGTAGCCTATACGACAAGTGAGTTATTTTTTACATAATCTCAAATAACCATCAATCTCTTTAccagttgaaaatatattatagtgaaAATATTGAAGTTTATCATTGATTTTTCTTATGAAGTACAAagtttttatcaattcattttttcatggaCTATTGTAGAAGTGagacatttataataatattagtagtcaagagtttattcatttatttattgattgtatacaaatacaattcaggtaaaaacaacaggcatttgcccaaactgttctaaccttaatttggaatacactgtctagaggttatgtaaatgataacttattcacacactattttgagtccaacaattttttttatcagattaattaatttcaaagtaCAAATCCAACAAAAATCTCCCTTCacattcacaaaaaaatattaaaatttcacttaatCTCACAACATTATACTCATGATAAAATTCTAAGCATCAAAATTTAGAAGATATGTTTTTTCCAATTTCTCTCCCTACATATCTCAGTTTTGATAGAATTAGAGTTTTTCtgtaatttcatttcaatcagTTTCTCAATCCTCTGTGCATTTGTTTCATACCTCTTCTGCCTTGAGAAATAAACATCagattataaattagaataagaataatatgatAGCTCTTATGACAGACAGAAAATGCACAAAATCATATagataataacaaataataataataataaagtactagctaattattttgaaaatcttctaAACTGTCCAGAACCTGTAGAAATTCTCCCGATTTTCAACCACATACCTCTACAACAGGATGATCATTACCACCAACAGAAGAAGAAATCATCAAACACATAGGTAAACTAAAAATAACAAGGCGTCTGGAGAAGATGGGATTGTAGCAGAATTTTTAAAAACCTAGGGTATAATTCGAGAAAAGAGCTAGTTTCAATTATCCAGAATGTATGGATCACAGAGGAAATCCCTGGATTGGAAATGTGCTCTAATACACCCATTGCATAAAAAAGGAGATAAGACCGATGTGAATAACTATAGGTATTTCTCTTCTTGCTGTCGCCTATAAAAATTATCAGCTTGTCTTCTTGAAAGAACCCAGAAACACTAGAACCCaaaatttcagatttccaaGCTGTTTAGACCAAATCGTTCATGTCCAGAAcaaatattgaacttgaaattaatatcacagATAAGAAAAATACGAAGTAAAGCCACAATATACGTATTTGTTGATTTTAAGAAAGCCTACGATTCAATCCACAGACCAACactatttaaaattcttgaaGAGAAAGGCCTGGATCAGAAAACTCGAAAAATCATAGAACAAACATTGACAAACAcaacatcaaaaataaaatttatgggAGAACTTTCGAAGCCTTTTGAGATAAAGACTGGTGTTAGGCAAGGTGATGGATTATCACCACTGCTCTTCAACATAGTTCTTGATAGAGTAATGGAAGAATGGGAAAAGAAACTGAAGGAGGTGAACCACTGGAAGCCAATCTCGCTGG
Above is a window of Nilaparvata lugens isolate BPH unplaced genomic scaffold, ASM1435652v1 scaffold8161, whole genome shotgun sequence DNA encoding:
- the LOC120349069 gene encoding SH3 and multiple ankyrin repeat domains protein 1-like, coding for VVRPMYLRFQQDSNHSNTLTPDGFSHIAPSYLQSPAYASRKLLATSAPDLMNQTWPPPQQQRAENSPVRMRKAETALDGGGYYVTASPPYRVTASPPHVSINPNSLPPLVAASQDWPPPRSTAPGGYHWSLSSSSDNQQMIHHHSHHHHNHHQM